The Desulfomicrobium escambiense DSM 10707 genome segment ACCGGCCCATCATGGTCCTGGGCGCGGCCGTCATGCCCCAGGCCTTGTGGGTGCTGGCCGTGAGCCTCCTGCTCCTGGCGGGCCTCAAGGCCTTCTTCTCCGGGACCATCCACGGCAAGGCCATGCTGGCCTGCTCCCACGACCCCAAGGCCGCGTCCCTGGTGGGCATCGGCGTGCAGCGCATGGTCCTGCTGTCCTTCATGATCTCGGCGCTGGTCGGGGCCGTGGGAGGCGTGATTCTCGCGCCCATCACCATGACATCCTACGACGTGGGCATCATGCTCGGCCTCAAGGGCTTCGCGGCCTGCATCCTGGGCGGCCTGGGCAACCCCTTCGGGGCGGCGGCGGGCGGGGTCATCCTCGGCGTGCTGGAATCCCTCGGTGCAGGCTTCATCTCCTCGGCCTACAAGGACGCCCTGGCCTTCGTCATCCTGCTGGCCCTCCTCTTCG includes the following:
- a CDS encoding branched-chain amino acid ABC transporter permease, which produces MDPSSLLQYLITGLTLGSTYGLTALGFTIIFNTTGVINFAQGEFVMLGGMMSVYFTRVLGLGEPVAVILAVVGATVAGALVERLAIRPVRDCPTINLVIITIGVSILVRGLAMLAWGKDTHVLEPFSGDRPIMVLGAAVMPQALWVLAVSLLLLAGLKAFFSGTIHGKAMLACSHDPKAASLVGIGVQRMVLLSFMISALVGAVGGVILAPITMTSYDVGIMLGLKGFAACILGGLGNPFGAAAGGVILGVLESLGAGFISSAYKDALAFVILLALLFVKPSGLFGLKDSKRV